One Malania oleifera isolate guangnan ecotype guangnan chromosome 10, ASM2987363v1, whole genome shotgun sequence genomic region harbors:
- the LOC131165374 gene encoding BEL1-like homeodomain protein 9, with protein sequence MAGNFEAYHVPQQSRRDRLRVGLQNNEEEPYLFSLRNSSGSLPHPVPSPTASQFLTCPHERGLMINASSSSSLLTPRSAFSLSPRSSSLQPSTSRGSSFSESRSFVPLGPFTGYASILNRSRYLRPALQILEGVCGVNPGNYDPERKCIDSSYLLDASMESLRETEIVKNPVTCSGRIEHRFKDLRLVSMLEEVYKRYQLYCQQMQSVVVSFEAVAGLGKAAPFISLAFNTIAKHFGCLKSAILDQIDQFTGQNSTFTQHPIWRSQRGLPDHAVAVLRTWLFEHFLHPYPSDLEKQMLAQQTGLLKTQVSNWFINARVRLWRPMVEEMHMLEERQAQLPSEAENQITSFPADQLHFANPLPSEKLSQTTSTQNAQEIQFKRSRNVFYHVPEWTEDHMKLSSINLSSNCQSVHGSSTGESSGISLALGLNPNDGIDMSQPFPIDISYQLNLEKRY encoded by the exons ATGGCGGGGAATTTCGAAGCTTATCATGTCCCGCAACAGAGTAGAAGAGACAGGCTTCGAGTCGGCCTTCAAAACAACGAAGAAGAACCCTACTTATTTTCATTACGGAACAGCTCTGGTTCCCTCCCTCACCCCGTTCCATCACCAACCGCTTCCCAATTTCTCACATGCCCTCATGAGCGAGGTCTCATGATCAATGCCTCCTCATCTTCCTCTCTTCTTACTCCTCGATCTGCTTTCTCCTTAAGCCCCAGATCTTCATCGCTCCAGCCTTCTACCAGTCGGGGCTCGTCCTTTTCCGAATCAAGAAGTTTTGTTCCCCTCGGTCCGTTCACAGGCTACGCCTCAATCTTGAACAGATCGAGGTATTTGAGGCCTGCGCTGCAAATTCTAGAGGGAGTTTGCGGTGTGAATCCCGGAAATTATGATCCGGAAAGGAAATGTATAGATTCTTCTTATCTTTTGGACGCTTCGATGGAGAGTTTGAGGGAAACCGAGATTGTGAAGAATCCAGTGACCTGCAGCGGTCGAATAGAGCATCGATTCAAGGACTTGCGGCTCGTATCCATGCTGGAAGAG GTTTACAAGAGATACCAGCTATATTGCCAACAGATGCAGTCAGTTGTTGTATCCTTTGAAGCAGTTGCCGGGCTTGGAAAGGCAGCCCCCTTCATATCCTTGGCATTCAACACCATAGCAAAGCATTTTGGGTGCTTGAAGAGTGCCATTTTGGACCAAATTGATCAATTCACAG GTCAAAACTCAACCTTTACTCAACATCCCATTTGGCGATCCCAAAGGGGACTTCCTGATCATGCGGTGGCTGTGCTCAGGACTTGGTTGTTCGAACACTTCCTACACCC CTATCCTTCTGATTTGGAGAAACAAATGTTAGCCCAACAGACAGGTCTATTAAAGACTCAG GTGTCCAATTGGTTCATCAATGCAAGAGTAAGGCTCTGGAGGCCGATGGTGGAAGAAATGCACATGCTCGAAGAGCGCCAAGCTCAATTACCATCAGAAGCTGAGAACCAAATTACTAGCTTCCCTGCTGATCAACTGCATTTTGCAAATCCACTCCCTTCAGAGAAACTATCACAAACCACATCCACCCAAAATGCACAAGAAATTCAATTCAAGCGCAGCAGAAATGTGTTTTATCATGTACCGGAATGGACTGAGGATCACATGAAGCTATCTAGCATTAATTTGTCAAGCAATTGCCAAAGTGTGCATGGGAGCAGCACAGGTGAAAGCAGTGGCATTTCACTAGCACTGGGCCTCAACCCAAATGACGGAATCGATATGTCTCAGCCCTTCCCAATCGACATTTCTTACCAGTTAAATTTGGAAAAGAGATATTGA